From the Anopheles stephensi strain Indian chromosome X, UCI_ANSTEP_V1.0, whole genome shotgun sequence genome, the window ggggaaaaaaagggaattctTCGCATCGTCCTGAGTAAGCAAAAGCGCGCACGAAGTAAGTTGCAAAGAAAGGAGACTGTGATGAAGCATACAAAGGAACAGGAAACATAACAACACCTTTCTCTTGAGCGTGATGCATGTATCGTGAACAGTTGGAAGAAGAGTGTTTTAGCGTTTATCTTATCGCTGTGTCTTGCTTGCACATGTCGTTGGAAAACAAGAGCACTAGATGTGTATCcatatttattgttttctctTCAATCAAGATAGAGGTAAACAAAGTGTGATGTTGATAGAAGCTGATAGGGGAATTCTAATGAACGAGAGAATTGTTTTTAGTCTCTTAAGGTCATTGAATATCTCAAGCTTAACATCGTCAGGAATCCCCTTTTACGAAAATTCGGTAACATCGATCGATGATTAATTCATCCGATCATCGTCCCACCAAAGGGTTAATTATTCCAATTCCTTCTGTTCTGGTTCTTCTGCTCTCGGTTGGCTCTCGAGCCCCGGAAGAGCTAAGAAAGGGGAATTCCCGTCATAAACGACGCAACGTTAGGAGTGTAGAGCTCTCGTGCACTGTTAACATCCCCAAGGTACAAGACAAACACAGACGTTCCAGAGACGGGGGCATCGCCATGCGCAAATTAACAGTTACATCTGATGAACATCTACAAGTCCCGATCTTACGCTTCTACCGTGGGTCTTTATTTAGACCAGGGAATCCCCTTGCGGATGCGCCACGGTTTGCACTTTCGCCCGTAACCAATCGCTTTAAATAGCTTTCCCTGAGGCTGTGAGATGCATCAGTAGTGCTTGCGATCTCTGACCGTGTGGACTAACCGATTCCCTTTCTGTATCCGCCTAAACGGAACCACAACACAACTCCGGCAAAGATGAACTTCACGAAGCTCTTCATTCTGGTGGCGATCGCGGTGCTAGTGATCGTTGGTGTACAGCCGGTAGATGGTGCGCCCCGTTGGAAGTTTGGCAAGCGGTTGGTAAGCGCGTTTTTTCTGAATAGTTCGAACGATAAGTAATTGGTCTTCCCACTcacctgtgtgtgttttgttttgtaggaAAAACTTGGACGTAATGTGTTCCGGGCTGCTAAGAAAGCGCTGCCGGTCGTTGCCGGATACAAAGCACTTGGATAAATGGAGCGGACCTGAGCTGGAACCACCATCGATTAAGAACCACCCGCTAGCGACAATTAATTAAGCACGTACATGCGCAGAGGAACTCACTTGTAATGGCATCCATTATCAAATGTTTCATTGATCAACCGGTGGATCAGTGGCAGCAACCGTAAGACTGAGGGTCAACCGAATTCGGCTAGAAATTGTAGATGACGTTAACAGACCAACGACGATTTGTTCTGGTTTCGGTCTACTGCTTTACAGTATTTTCGTAGCTAAGCTCTAATAAAAGTGGACACAGATGTCTATTTCATAACCATAATGCTCGCTTCTTCAACATTAAGTCCATTTACCCTTGCGAACCGAACTGCAAATAtgcgaaaaacgaaaattgCGCTCCTTGAAGTTCATCGCCATGAACGCCATGGGCGGTAAGGTGGATCCGGTGGCGAAACTCGTGCCACTCAATGTCACCGATGGTGTGAAGTAGAAGAGACGACCCGAAACACTGCTTTGCAAATAGGAGGAATAACGCGAACGTGCGAGATAGTAAGGATGACTCAATGCGTGGCCGTTGGAAGATGCGCCACAGCGCAATGCCATCGTGCCGCTAACCTTGAGGCACGATGGCGCGCACCGAGGTGGGACCGATCGGTCAACATTTCGACACATCGGCGTTCGTTCGGCAGGCCAACAGTCAACACGGTGAAATGCAAACATTTGATGCAGCGCGGTGTACCTATGGTCGAAAAGCTTCGTCAGCCATTTTATTGCGATAGGATCATTCGATGGGTCCACCCGGCTGGAACGGATTGCTCACGAGCCTAGCGGGGGTTAACCATTTTTTGCGCCACCGGCGCGCTTGTCTCTTATCTGTCAGCAGCAACCGTACGTCTACCCTACACTCAGATTACGATCTATAACAACTAATTACAACACCAGCTAGAATAGGGGCACATAAACCGCTACAAAGAAACCCTCCTTTTATACCCGTGGGTGCCTACGTACCGTACGTTACGAgctatatatacacacacatcaacctGTACTACACTAAGCGGCTGCGAGTCCCTCGAAATGTGTGGTTTAAAGTATCTACTATCATACTCAGATCAGGTGTACAGCTAAGCCTATCCTTACGTTAAACGTTGAAAATGGTAGTAATGAGTTGAAGTAGCTCGACGCAGTTTTGTCTACGTTCTAGCTGTTGGGCCAGCCATGCAGTGCAGGTCGATTAGTGCATTCCGAATAGGGACGAGTTTAGCATCATATCACAGTGAGGAATTGCGAACTTAAAGGAATCGGTACGCGAAGCTTAAGGTTTGATGATGTCCGCATTAACCTCCACCGTTAGGTTGACATTGATCGGACCGGCCGTCTTGTTGCTTGGTGGAAATGCCGAGTTCTTTAGCTCTCGCTTGTAGTCATCGATGTTGTACTTGGTTTGCTGAGGAGTAGAAATGTTAGAAACTTATTAGAAATAAGAGGAtgacatcagcagcaccaaGTGCACTCACATTCCACGCATCGTTCCATTCGAGTCGAAACAGTTTCTGTAGACCGCGGTAGTTACGGTTCAGGATGCGTCCTAACTCAGCCCGTGAGATTCGATACTTCGGTGTTGTACTAGTGGATGGATCCGGTGTAGTTGACGTTGTGCGAGGCTGATAAGAGTGAGAGTGTGAAGGAAAGACGTCCAAGGACGGTCATCAGTATCGGTATGGGCAAGAACCACCTGTTACGCTACGCTTACGTCCGGTGTTGTCGTGGTGAAGGTGTCCGTGAACTCATTGCTAAGCAGATCGTAGACGTTCTTCAGCGTGTAGGTGGTGTCATTGTACTGCTGATACAGCAACGAACCGAGGTGCGTTATCTTGTGAAAGAACCCCAATCCTCGAGGCTGTCTGACATGCTAGAATTGGACAAGAGACCAGAACTgttggtacacacacacactttctaaGCGTCCCCAGCAAAGCACACGTACTGGTTTGTGAGCGGGATACACATCGGCACTGATGGCACTGGCCGCTAGCAGGAACGCAACAAACACAAGCTTCCCCGGGCTCCAAACGGTGGCAAACATTCTCGGTCGGGGATGGCGCTGCAAGTGAAATAGAGCGGCATCAGCTAGTATTGTGGTGACGATTGCAGATTTGATTGTTTGATGCGGTGTATGGCTGATCGGTGCTGTGGTGCGTCGCTAGAACGCACGCAGGATCGAGACGAGAATCCCGAGCCGATGTGAAGTCACGCACGGAAAACACTGGCCTGATAGTCTTGAGCGAGCACCACGAACATACTGTCACCGACCGACACTTCCTTCTCCTGTGCGGATGACATTCGACTTCGACCTTGTGGGTAGTTGCACACAGACGCCGTAGAGCGAGCTTCCTCGATCCAGTTTTGCTTGTCTTGTTGGTGCACagatctgtgtgtgtgtgcactagCATCACCTTCTCTTAGGCTACACTGAGTCACCCCATACCCCTCCCTTGTATCCTTGTTTGATGAAGGTCGCCCTAGTTGATGAAGCAGACCGAACACTACCCGGCCGAAGAGTCCAATCGGACAGAGAATGGCAGTAAGGCTGAGATTACAATTAGGGTATGTTTATATCgttataaaaaaatcgaaacaaaaagtGAAAACCACCGGGTTTACTACGCGTGCGGGCACCTGGCGCATCGTGATGCAATATTTTTACGCGACGCGCGACCTTGCGAGACATTACAAGAAGTAAAAGTAAACACTCGCAGCACTTGCCCGGTCAGACAAATCGGGACAGATATTCGGCTGGCTACACACATCTCAGgcagagcaaaaaacaaacactaaaaaatcactcactacaaacaaccaaacacgCTTAAGCATAATAGTGATGCACTCTTCCTGGTGGAAGTATATACCCGAGGCCGTGTTAAATTCTGGTAGGACACCAACCTGGTGAGCACTGTTCTGAATCGGGTACCTGGTACGCGTCACAAGCACAGGACTGTAGGCAGCGGCCACTACATTGGCGTGGTGTATCGCTCGAACCGAAATGACTAACTAATGTCTAAGCGCCAGCGGTGAGATGTATCACCGAGATCGCCGCTGGGGACTACTGCTAGATCGCGTCCCCTCGCGCTGCCGGCTGGCCGCACAGCAGCGCCAGAGACAACAGCGAGAGAAGGGATGGAGGCCACACGCGCGTACGCGCTCGGGTCGATTCTCCGGCCCGGGCAGGGCTTGTCCATCCGTGGAGGTGACACAGGGCGTCGTTGGACGTGCCATCGTGCCATTTAGCCATTGTTGTGTGTGAAAACCCGAGTGCTACGATCGAGTGTGCGggagatgctgctgctgagcgtATGGGCCTGAGGAAGGAGCACCGTTGGTCGGCGCCATGATGCGAGGCGTTTCTTGATGTCGACATGCAGTTCGGCGATATGCACCAGAGCTTGAGTTTTGGGCTGTGGTCAGCTGACCGACAGCGTAAAAAGAAGCCtatcccccccctcccccccgggGCCTGTATTAGTACTCTACTCGACGCTCTAAACGTTGAGCGAAACCAGTCGGGCAGAGATGAAGCGCGTGCTTCAGCGCACCCATTGACATCGATAGCTTCACCTATATCGAGTGGACTATAAACATCGAATCGATCCTCCTTCTCTGAAACATGCATACACTCCCCATTGGCCTACTGCTTCCCAAGGCTCACTAGATCACGATCGACTACTCTAGAGtgcgcgagcgcgcgcgcgaaaGAAACACCATAACACATTTCCATCCTTGTCCGGTGCGTTTGGAACCAGTGGCAGCAACAAACGTGGCGTAACTTCCCCGAACAAACCGCCACGACCTTGACTCGTTTTGTCTTTCACTTATAGCTATCTTTCCAACCGCTCACCGAAGCGTGTGCAAGCCGCGCTCTTGAGGCATCTCTCGGTCGGGGAGTTTGTTTACCCTGTCAAAACTATCGGCAGCGCGAGGTTCGTTCACATTGGCCTCACAATGCTTTTATTGCGATCCGAGAGGTAGGAGTAGATGTGTTGTTATTGGTTTCTTATTGGATTAAAAAGTAGATCAGGCTGATTGGTGAGCTTACACCGACTAGATGTTGATGGATGACTACTACCTGAGCTACAACTTCAGGGAGTTCTTAGTGTTTGTGTACTTGTTCTACAAGAATAGCTTGTAAACAAGCTAGTTGTCACTTCGGTTCAGTGAGTGAGTAggatgggaaaataaaacaggtTAACACAGCTAGGAGCTAAAGGTTACAGCATCCCTTCTACTGCAGGTCTTACGTTACGCTGCATGTACACAAGGCGCACTCCGCCGACGTGAACTTTCATACTCTGTCGTGGATCACAACCGAAAGACGCCATATtctattgattttatttgcctCCGAGCAAGGCAGCCAGCTCCGTTACCTCCATCCGAGTAACCTTCTTCGGGAGGCAATCTAGtcggattttcttttttcatttttcgtgCCTCATGCACACAATACCTCCACAATTAAGCGGGGTCCATTACATGGTTAATGCGGTTGTTTTTGCTTACGATCTTAGTCAAGCGAGTAATAAATCATGCCATTACCATGGGTTCGGTAGTGTCGTTAAGGTGACGAAGGTGATGGATTTTAAACTTGAAAAAGCTGAACTCTTTCCTTGACCAGAAGGTGACATGGTGCTGTGAAAGGTGTGTCAAATCGGCACTCGGAAGTGCCCTTCGTCGTTGGGAcatggtggattttttttttctttc encodes:
- the LOC118508061 gene encoding uncharacterized protein LOC118508061, which translates into the protein MFATVWSPGKLVFVAFLLAASAISADVYPAHKPHVRQPRGLGFFHKITHLGSLLYQQYNDTTYTLKNVYDLLSNEFTDTFTTTTPDPRTTSTTPDPSTSTTPKYRISRAELGRILNRNYRGLQKLFRLEWNDAWNQTKYNIDDYKRELKNSAFPPSNKTAGPINVNLTVEVNADIIKP
- the LOC118508162 gene encoding cecropin-B isoform X2, with product MNFTKLFILVAIAVLVIVGVQPVDGAPRWKFGKRLEKLGRNVFRAAKKALPVVAGYKALG
- the LOC118508162 gene encoding cecropin-B isoform X1, yielding MNFTKLFILVAIAVLVIVGVQPVDGAPRWKFGKRKNLDVMCSGLLRKRCRSLPDTKHLDKWSGPELEPPSIKNHPLATIN